A stretch of Bombus vancouverensis nearcticus chromosome 13, iyBomVanc1_principal, whole genome shotgun sequence DNA encodes these proteins:
- the LOC143303500 gene encoding uncharacterized protein LOC143303500 yields NAAYRKLVNDFGRTVAGRASRGKDHVPASGTVETRAQTSVKIKSVRAVPQDAQERVVPLVVSNSLSEGREEREGGHEHGPQKGLLDGLAHEQPSSVPGGGSRIDSIEADREKVVEISTEDLGTACGPGQRDVDAGQKTSFTVDEQSNSIVVGQSKACEALRIEDRGGGVTLTETPVLVHQWRHQEAALDLQLIADNGSGVRSKRPRNTSSSADSVVVGEPYERRGVCQAHRQRATGISGRHHVDGARRNSNRSCRVHGRRRDRSRGKTTERHQSQNTRDLTSNGFECSVIRLEQDPILEPVRILGCPPAEGLEISSFLEPAPNYVYPGINVGRLAGNEAACFSLYDPNNIRPKSRAGSIAKILEGPNRAVKDINRKVLAMARAMTPAWSLRLLGVSCGSVVCAWGLLLILSVLGGGASHGTALGNFGLGSLSGTMEEMNSGRCPWLCTCTGQEVDCSQQGLTQIPGDLASLLLAEKL; encoded by the coding sequence AACGCGGCATATAGGAAATTGGTAAATGACTTTGGCCGTACTGTCGCTGGACGCGCTTCCCGCGGCAAGGACCACGTACCCGCGTCGGGTACGGTAGAAACTAGGGCACAGACCAGCGTCAAGATAAAGTCAGTGAGAGCGGTGCCCCAGGATGCGCAGGAACGGGTGGTGCCGTTAGTGGTGTCCAACAGCTTGTCGGAGGGGCGCGAAGAACGAGAAGGGGGCCACGAACACGGCCCCCAAAAGGGCCTGCTGGATGGTCTAGCTCACGAGCAGCCATCGTCAGTACCCGGTGGTGGATCGCGGATCGACTCTATAGAGGCAGACCGCGAAAAGGTCGTCGAGATATCGACGGAGGACCTTGGTACCGCGTGTGGTCCAGGTCAGAGGGACGTGGATGCTGGTCAAAAAACGAGCTTCACGGTGGACGAGCAATCGAACAGTATCGTTGTTGGGCAATCAAAAGCCTGCGAGGCGTTGAGGATCGAGGATCGCGGCGGTGGCGTGACGTTGACGGAGACGCCTGTGTTGGTCCATCAGTGGCGTCATCAGGAGGCAGCGTTGGATCTGCAGTTGATAGCCGACAACGGATCGGGGGTCCGTTCGAAGCGACCGAGAAACACGTCGTCGTCGGCCGATAGCGTGGTCGTTGGTGAACCGTACGAGAGACGGGGAGTGTGTCAGGCGCATAGGCAGCGGGCGACTGGCATTTCGGGCAGACATCACGTGGACGGCGCGCGAAGGAATTCGAATCGATCGTGTCGGGTTCATGGTCGAAGGAGGGATCGATCGCGAGGAAAAACCACGGAACGACATCAGAGTCAGAATACACGGGATTTGACGTCAAACGGGTTCGAGTGCTCTGTTATACGATTGGAACAGGATCCTATTCTCGAGCCGGTACGGATACTCGGTTGTCCACCAGCCGAAGGATTGGAAATCTCGTCGTTCTTGGAGCCGGCGCCCAATTACGTTTATCCGGGCATCAACGTCGGTCGGCTGGCGGGCAACGAGGCAGCCTGCTTCAGTCTGTACGATCCGAACAATATTCGGCCGAAGAGCCGGGCCGGGAGCATCGCCAAAATCCTCGAGGGACCTAATCGTGCTGTGAAGGACATTAATCGGAAGGTCTTGGCGATGGCACGTGCCATGACGCCGGCTTGGTCGCTGCGTTTGCTCGGCGTCAGCTGCGGTTCCGTGGTCTGCGCCTGGGGACTTCTGCTGATATTGTCCGTGCTGGGCGGTGGCGCCTCTCATGGTACCGCCCTCGGTAACTTCGGTCTCGGAAGTTTGTCGGGTACGATGGAGGAGATGAACAGTGGTAGATGCCCGTGGTTGTGCACGTGTACCGGTCAAGAGGTCGACTGCTCTCAACAGGGACTCACGCAGATTCCTGGAGACCTGGCCAGCCTTCTTCTCGCCGAAAAACTGTGA